Part of the Nitrospirota bacterium genome is shown below.
AAGGTTTTGGCTTCCTCATGAATCCGGGTAAGCTCGTCGATGGACAATCTCTGGCTTAATTTTTCATTTTCCCGGTTCTGACACGTTCCAGAAACCGTTGTGTTATCGGTGCAAATAGCAACCGGAATTCCATATTCCAGAAAAGTGAAAATCGGGTGTTCCTTTCCGGCTTTAACGGCGCCGGTCTGGTAATTGGATGTCCAGCAACACTCCACCAGAATTTTTTCAGACGCAAGTCTTTTGAGCAACTCTTTATCCTTAACCGCCGAACAGCCATGACCAATACGGGTTACTCCCAAGTCGTCAATGGATTGCCAGATAAATTCCGGGCCTTCGTCCTCCCCCGCGTGGGCCGTTAATCCCAGTCCACCCATCTTTGCAATTTTAAAAGATTCTCCAAACAGTTTCGGAGGGTTTCCCCGTTCCGCTCCGGCAATATCGAAACCGATAACCCCCGTGCGGTCATGAAGATGCTGGGCCTCTGCAATAGCCTGACGGGCGAGAATTTTAGCGATGTGAGGCCCTTGATGCCTCATGGCGATAATAATGAGACCCGCTTCCACATCATATTTATCTTTTGCGCGGTTAATGCCGGTTAAAACAGAACTGATCGCCTGGCGAATCGTCAAACCGGCAAAAGTGTGGATGATGGGCGAATATCGCAACTCAATCAGCCTGACCCTGTTCTGGTATGCTTTTTCAATGATCGCCTCGACCACCAGGGTAATATTTTCATAAAATTGGGTAACCCATTGTGGATAATGAAATTTATCCAGATAACGTAAAAGAGTCCCCTCTTCGTCTTCCTGAAGAGTCAAAAGCTTTTCCATCTCCTCAAGGGTATCAACGGGATTGAGACCATGTTTTTTCATCAAATCCCATGTGAGTTTCACTGGAATCGAACCATCGACATGCTGATGAAGTTCCACTTTTTCAATTTCTGAAATCGGATATTGAATTTTAGAATTCATGAAGGGACCCTCCTCACCACTTTTTTAAAGTATAGATTAACAGGATACCTACGTCAATTATTCTCACCGCCCCAAGACCAGCGATAGACTTCGCACCCACTTATTAATCATGTCATTGCGAGCACCGAAGGGTGCGTGGCAATCTTATCGTAAAGTCTTGAGATTGCTTCACTTTGTTCGCAATGACAGCTTTCTAACTCTGTTCTTGGAAAGTTCGATAACATAACTCTACACTAGGAAGGAGGTGGTCCGATGCATAGTGCCAATTTGACCAGTGAGGTGGCTGAGCGTTAGCGCTCTCGCTTCAAAGACCCTCTTTACAGCGAAGATCTTTCTTTGCGCAGGGTGCTTTTGAATGGGGGAGCGTAAAACCAATTCCACTCAGAACACCAAACCCAAGAGTCTCTTGACCCCGGTCATCAAGAGCGGTCATATTTGGCCGTCAACGCTTTTGGGTTTATTTTTTTTGGCCTGGTTTTTTGGCCTGGTAGACAAAATCATTATCCGATGCTACCCTTTTTAATAAGGCTTTTGGAGTAAGGTTTTTATTGACCAAGCCGGAAGGAGTTCCCCATGCAGCCTGTCCTGGAGCAACAGATTAAAAAGTATCAAGACCCTGCCATCATTCAGCTCATTGAACGCTACTTTGAAGAAAATGACGCGGCGAATATTTACCTCCAGATCGTGCAGGAACAAAAGGGAGAACTTATCATTGATCATGCCGCTATTCGATGCATGGATGTCGACAAAAGGGCCAAAGAGTTTCTTAACACCGGCTATGAACACAAAAGTGAAATGATTGAATACCCCGAACAGGGATGGTGGGCTAAAGTTTACCGGAAGAAGAACCACCCGGCTTTATTTATAGATCAGGATTATACGGAAAAAAAAGGAGCGAACAGCCCCATTACCCCCTGGGTGAAAAAATTCGGAGACAGGGTCCTCCATC
Proteins encoded:
- the add gene encoding adenosine deaminase, which gives rise to MNSKIQYPISEIEKVELHQHVDGSIPVKLTWDLMKKHGLNPVDTLEEMEKLLTLQEDEEGTLLRYLDKFHYPQWVTQFYENITLVVEAIIEKAYQNRVRLIELRYSPIIHTFAGLTIRQAISSVLTGINRAKDKYDVEAGLIIIAMRHQGPHIAKILARQAIAEAQHLHDRTGVIGFDIAGAERGNPPKLFGESFKIAKMGGLGLTAHAGEDEGPEFIWQSIDDLGVTRIGHGCSAVKDKELLKRLASEKILVECCWTSNYQTGAVKAGKEHPIFTFLEYGIPVAICTDNTTVSGTCQNRENEKLSQRLSIDELTRIHEEAKTFSFIKNQKNCTRAV